A region from the Paludicola sp. MB14-C6 genome encodes:
- a CDS encoding GntR family transcriptional regulator, whose translation MNWNLTSDRPIYAQLIEQITQSIVSGEFRAGEKLPSVRDLAQEAAVNPNTMQKALAELERNGLVYTQRTAGRFITEDNAMLEKVKTQLATEQIQMFFEKMNQLGFSKEQTITLIKNTAEGN comes from the coding sequence ATGAATTGGAATTTAACCTCAGATCGTCCAATCTATGCTCAGTTAATAGAACAAATAACCCAAAGCATAGTTTCAGGGGAATTTCGAGCTGGCGAAAAACTACCATCTGTAAGGGATTTAGCGCAAGAAGCAGCCGTTAATCCAAATACAATGCAAAAAGCATTAGCTGAATTAGAGCGAAACGGTCTAGTTTACACACAGCGAACGGCTGGAAGATTTATAACGGAGGACAATGCAATGCTTGAAAAAGTTAAAACACAACTAGCTACTGAGCAAATTCAAATGTTCTTTGAGAAAATGAATCAACTTGGATTTTCAAAAGAACAAACTATTACTTTAATCAAAAATACAGCGGAGGGGAACTAA
- a CDS encoding ABC transporter ATP-binding protein, whose amino-acid sequence MLETVENPILQCRNLTKRYGASLALNAINLTIPRGKIVGLLGANGSGKTTLMKLASGILTPTSGEIIVCGQQTNLQTKTQVSYLPDKNYLPDWMKVADIIDYFGDFYQNFDKSKAFDMLRRLGISERDRLKHLSKGNKEKVQLILVMSRNAELYLLDEPIGGVDPAVRDYILNTIISNYSENATVLISTHLIADVEKILDEVNFIANGQLVLSSSVDDIRENQGKSVDVLFREVFRC is encoded by the coding sequence ATGCTAGAAACTGTAGAAAATCCAATTTTACAATGCCGCAACTTAACAAAACGTTATGGTGCAAGTCTTGCGCTGAATGCAATTAACCTAACCATACCAAGAGGAAAAATTGTTGGACTGCTTGGCGCCAACGGTAGCGGTAAAACAACTTTAATGAAATTAGCAAGCGGTATTTTAACTCCAACAAGTGGAGAAATTATTGTTTGTGGTCAACAAACAAATCTACAAACAAAAACTCAAGTTTCTTATCTTCCTGATAAAAACTATTTACCGGATTGGATGAAAGTTGCCGATATCATTGATTATTTTGGCGATTTCTATCAAAACTTTGATAAATCAAAAGCTTTTGATATGTTACGCCGCCTTGGAATCAGCGAAAGAGATCGATTAAAACACCTTTCAAAAGGTAACAAAGAAAAGGTGCAGTTAATATTAGTAATGAGCCGTAATGCAGAGCTTTATTTATTGGATGAACCAATTGGTGGCGTTGACCCAGCAGTTCGTGATTACATCTTAAATACAATTATTTCAAACTACAGCGAAAACGCAACTGTTTTAATTTCAACACATTTAATTGCTGATGTTGAAAAAATACTCGACGAAGTAAACTTTATTGCAAACGGTCAATTAGTTTTATCATCCTCCGTTGATGATATTCGTGAAAATCAAGGCAAATCAGTTGACGTTTTATTTAGGGAGGTATTCAGATGTTAG